The following coding sequences are from one Devosia yakushimensis window:
- a CDS encoding dihydrodipicolinate synthase family protein, which yields MTTKDLIPNGAWPVMLTPFNTDRSIDWAGVDALVDYYATAKVAGIFTVCLSSEIYQMSPEERVELATRVVKRADGRVPVIASAVAGSAPTEQADAVKAIADTGVTAVVLLPCLIADEGESNAVWRGRVEQVLAQTGNIPLGFYECPRPYKRGVSPDDLGWAASTGRVLFHKDTCHNLDLMQQKLAAIAGTGLKFFNTQMGTLIDTLEAGGHGFSSYAANLYPELVQWVSVNFDKDRATALKVQQLLAIAEHSINSKYPASAKYFVSQNAGVDIATTCRSIYDSMSRHDQLPLLALIDYVKSLDLPVDIVSMRAS from the coding sequence ATGACGACTAAAGACCTCATTCCCAACGGCGCCTGGCCGGTCATGCTGACCCCGTTCAACACCGATCGCTCCATCGATTGGGCCGGTGTGGACGCCCTCGTCGACTATTACGCAACCGCCAAAGTCGCGGGCATTTTCACCGTCTGCCTCTCGAGCGAAATCTACCAGATGAGCCCGGAAGAACGGGTGGAGCTGGCGACCCGCGTCGTCAAACGTGCCGATGGCCGCGTGCCGGTGATCGCCTCCGCCGTCGCCGGCTCGGCCCCCACCGAACAGGCCGATGCCGTCAAGGCCATTGCCGATACCGGTGTCACCGCCGTTGTGCTGCTGCCCTGCCTCATCGCCGATGAAGGCGAGAGCAATGCGGTCTGGCGTGGCCGCGTCGAGCAGGTTCTGGCCCAGACCGGCAATATCCCGCTGGGCTTCTACGAATGCCCGCGCCCCTATAAGCGCGGCGTTTCGCCCGACGATCTGGGCTGGGCCGCCAGCACCGGCCGCGTGCTCTTCCACAAGGATACCTGCCACAATCTCGATCTGATGCAGCAGAAGCTCGCCGCCATAGCCGGCACGGGCCTCAAATTCTTCAACACCCAGATGGGCACGCTGATCGATACGCTCGAAGCGGGCGGGCACGGCTTTTCCAGCTATGCCGCCAATCTCTATCCCGAGCTGGTGCAATGGGTGTCGGTCAATTTCGATAAAGACCGCGCCACCGCCCTCAAGGTCCAGCAATTGCTGGCCATTGCCGAGCACTCGATCAATTCGAAATACCCCGCTTCGGCCAAATATTTCGTCAGCCAGAATGCCGGCGTCGATATCGCCACCACTTGCCGCTCCATCTATGACAGCATGAGCCGGCACGACCAGCTCCCGCTTCTCGCGCTCATTGATTACGTCAAGAGCCTGGACCTGCCGGTCGATATCGTCTCGATGAGGGCGTCCTGA
- a CDS encoding metal-dependent hydrolase family protein — protein MTNSYLFTGGRVLDAEQGVLRDGLDVLVTGNRIAAVGTSLTAPSNTTEIALGGRTIMPGLIDCHVHVVAETLDLWANMTAPSSLAALRAARVMNEALQRGFTTLRDLGGADYGLVRAVNEGLIPGPRLVICGKGLTTTGGHADLRARTDDRPGIFSDRLGSMGLIVDGVDNVRAACRTMIKEGANFIKVMANGGVSSPNDPIHSIQYSREEILAMVEEADNAGLYVSAHVYTDKAILRCVELGVHSLEHCNLIEPETAKLAAEKGCIAVPTLVAYDALALEGEALGLGATEFAKIEVVRSGGLRSLEVMRDAGLPMAFGSDLLGQLRKYHCMEFEILAKVLTPAEIIRSATIIGAKLCRLEGEAGIIAPGASADLLVINGNPLSDIGLLQGDGAHMSAIMSRGTFAKNHLN, from the coding sequence ATGACCAATAGCTATCTTTTCACCGGCGGCCGCGTCCTCGATGCGGAGCAGGGCGTGTTGCGCGACGGCCTCGACGTGCTGGTGACAGGCAACCGCATCGCCGCCGTCGGCACCAGCCTCACGGCTCCGTCCAACACCACCGAAATCGCGCTGGGCGGCCGCACCATCATGCCAGGCCTGATCGATTGCCACGTCCATGTCGTGGCCGAAACGCTCGACCTTTGGGCCAATATGACAGCCCCATCCTCGCTCGCGGCCCTCCGCGCGGCCCGCGTGATGAACGAGGCCTTGCAGCGCGGTTTCACCACCCTGCGCGATCTCGGCGGCGCCGATTATGGGCTGGTCCGCGCGGTCAATGAAGGCCTGATCCCCGGCCCCCGTCTCGTCATCTGCGGCAAGGGCCTGACCACCACTGGCGGCCACGCCGATCTGCGCGCGCGCACCGACGACCGGCCCGGCATTTTCTCGGACCGGCTGGGCTCGATGGGTCTCATCGTTGACGGCGTCGACAATGTCCGCGCCGCCTGCCGCACCATGATCAAAGAGGGCGCCAATTTCATCAAGGTCATGGCCAATGGCGGCGTGTCCTCCCCCAATGACCCGATCCATTCCATCCAATATTCCCGCGAGGAAATCCTCGCCATGGTGGAAGAGGCCGACAATGCCGGCCTCTATGTCTCGGCCCATGTCTACACCGACAAGGCCATCCTCCGCTGCGTCGAGTTGGGCGTCCATTCGCTCGAACATTGCAACCTGATCGAACCCGAAACCGCCAAGCTCGCCGCCGAAAAAGGCTGCATCGCCGTGCCCACTTTGGTCGCCTACGATGCCCTTGCGCTGGAAGGCGAAGCCCTCGGTCTCGGCGCCACCGAATTCGCCAAGATCGAGGTGGTCCGCAGCGGCGGCCTGCGCTCCCTAGAAGTCATGCGCGACGCCGGCCTCCCCATGGCCTTCGGCTCCGACCTTCTCGGTCAGCTCCGCAAATATCACTGCATGGAATTCGAAATCCTCGCCAAGGTGCTCACCCCAGCCGAAATCATCCGCTCCGCCACCATCATCGGCGCAAAACTCTGCCGCCTCGAAGGCGAAGCCGGCATCATCGCCCCCGGCGCCTCCGCCGACCTGCTGGTCATCAACGGCAACCCCCTCAGCGACATCGGGCTCCTCCAAGGCGACGGCGCCCACATGTCCGCCATCATGTCCCGCGGCACCTTCGCCAAGAACCACCTGAACTAG
- a CDS encoding aldo/keto reductase, with translation MTYSAASGRYETMHYRHAGRLGLKLPAISLGLWQNFGGTRDYPSAFEILGAAFDAGITHFDLANNYGPPPGSAEELFGQVMARDFRPYRDEILVSTKAGYHMWEGPYGEWGSRKNLIASCDQSLKRLGLDYVDIFYSHRFDPNTPLEETMGALAHLVAQGKALYVGISNYPVEETRQAHAILKALGVPCVLHQPSYSMLNRWIENDSTIDACGELGIGMIAFSPLAQGILSGKYNTGDTEGARGTSNNPFLKAANIRPETLEAVGKLATIAKARGQTLPQLALAWVLRRKEMTSALIGVRTLAQLHDNLGALHNLDFSPEELAAIDAATAPGMMDGKPRWK, from the coding sequence ATGACTTACAGCGCCGCTTCCGGCCGTTACGAAACCATGCATTATCGCCATGCCGGCCGCTTGGGGCTCAAGCTTCCCGCCATCAGCCTGGGCCTCTGGCAGAATTTCGGCGGCACGCGCGACTATCCCTCCGCCTTCGAAATTCTGGGCGCCGCCTTCGATGCCGGCATCACCCACTTCGATCTCGCCAACAATTACGGTCCCCCTCCCGGTTCGGCCGAGGAACTGTTCGGCCAGGTCATGGCTCGCGACTTCCGCCCCTATCGCGATGAAATCCTGGTCTCCACCAAGGCCGGCTATCACATGTGGGAAGGCCCCTATGGCGAATGGGGGAGCCGGAAGAACCTCATCGCCAGTTGCGATCAGAGCCTCAAACGCCTCGGCCTCGACTATGTCGATATCTTCTATTCCCACCGCTTCGATCCCAATACCCCGCTCGAGGAAACCATGGGCGCGCTCGCCCATCTCGTCGCCCAGGGCAAGGCGCTCTATGTCGGCATTTCCAATTATCCGGTCGAGGAAACCCGCCAGGCCCACGCCATCCTCAAGGCGCTCGGCGTCCCCTGCGTGCTGCATCAGCCCAGCTATTCCATGCTCAACCGCTGGATCGAGAACGACAGCACCATCGATGCCTGCGGCGAGCTGGGCATCGGCATGATCGCCTTTTCGCCCCTCGCCCAGGGCATCCTTTCCGGCAAATACAATACCGGCGACACCGAAGGCGCTCGCGGCACCTCCAACAATCCCTTCCTCAAGGCCGCCAATATCCGCCCCGAAACCCTCGAGGCAGTCGGCAAGCTCGCCACCATCGCCAAGGCTCGCGGCCAGACCCTGCCGCAACTGGCGCTGGCCTGGGTGCTGCGCCGCAAGGAAATGACCTCGGCGCTGATCGGCGTGCGTACTCTGGCCCAGCTGCACGACAATCTCGGCGCCCTCCACAACCTCGATTTCTCCCCCGAGGAACTGGCCGCTATCGATGCGGCGACGGCTCCCGGCATGATGGATGGCAAGCCGCGCTGGAAGTGA
- a CDS encoding LrgB family protein has protein sequence MTATPPFDLWVYLATSPLLWLTLTIGTFLAAQWVAKRSGFHPVVNPVLITIVVMVLILRLTGTSYDTYFDGAQFIHFLLGPATVALAVPLYRSRHLVKAKALPILASLAIGAPFAMLSATGIAVLLGAAPAIVLALAPKSVTAGIAVGIANQIGGEPALTAVLVIATGILGAVIVTPLMNALKIKDYAARGFAAGLTSHGIGTARAFQVNSVAGAFAGLAMALNGLATAFLAPLIFGLFT, from the coding sequence ATGACCGCGACGCCCCCCTTCGATCTCTGGGTCTACCTCGCCACCAGCCCCTTGCTCTGGCTGACCCTCACCATAGGCACTTTCCTCGCCGCCCAATGGGTCGCCAAGCGCAGCGGCTTCCACCCCGTGGTCAATCCGGTGCTGATCACCATTGTCGTCATGGTGCTGATCCTGCGCCTGACCGGCACCAGCTACGACACCTATTTCGACGGCGCCCAGTTTATCCATTTCCTGCTCGGACCCGCCACGGTGGCGCTGGCCGTCCCGCTCTATCGCAGCCGCCATCTGGTCAAGGCCAAGGCCCTGCCGATCCTGGCCTCCCTCGCCATCGGCGCGCCCTTTGCCATGCTCTCGGCCACCGGCATCGCCGTCCTGCTCGGCGCCGCTCCCGCCATTGTCCTGGCCCTGGCCCCCAAATCGGTCACCGCCGGCATTGCCGTGGGCATAGCCAACCAGATTGGCGGCGAACCCGCGCTCACCGCCGTATTGGTCATCGCCACCGGCATATTGGGCGCGGTGATCGTCACCCCGCTGATGAACGCCCTGAAAATCAAGGACTACGCCGCCCGCGGCTTCGCTGCCGGCCTCACCTCCCACGGCATCGGCACGGCCCGGGCCTTCCAGGTCAATTCGGTCGCCGGCGCTTTCGCCGGCCTCGCCATGGCCCTCAATGGCCTGGCCACGGCCTTCCTCGCGCCCCTGATTTTCGGGCTCTTCACCTAA
- a CDS encoding carbohydrate ABC transporter permease, giving the protein MTVSTLSMPASQTRARHRRRIAWVPTIILFIGALYCLLPLYWLVAASSKLPGELFTLPSFVPGFSGGIVDNVVALSNYRSGRYWLWTFNSFLYAGGGAALSTIVSAAAGYGLAKYNFAGKNIVFAFLLGAVLIPGVVLAVPQYLLMSKVGLAGTYWAVLIPSIVSPLGIYLCRIYAAAVIHDELLEAGRVDGASEVRIFFSIGLAPMIPGLITVFLLQFVGIWNNFLLPFLMLSDERLFPLTVGLYTMLNAGTEQPGMYTFIITGAFLSILPLVALFLLLQRYWRLDLISGSVKG; this is encoded by the coding sequence ATGACCGTTTCGACGCTTTCCATGCCCGCTTCGCAAACGCGGGCCCGCCATCGCCGCAGGATTGCCTGGGTCCCCACCATCATCCTGTTCATCGGGGCGCTGTATTGCCTGCTGCCGCTCTATTGGCTGGTGGCGGCGTCGAGCAAGTTGCCGGGCGAACTCTTCACCCTGCCATCCTTCGTGCCGGGCTTCAGCGGCGGCATCGTCGACAATGTCGTGGCGCTCTCCAACTATCGCAGCGGCCGCTATTGGCTCTGGACCTTCAATTCCTTCCTCTATGCGGGGGGAGGGGCCGCGCTCTCGACCATCGTTTCAGCGGCGGCCGGCTATGGCCTGGCCAAATACAATTTCGCCGGCAAAAACATCGTCTTCGCCTTCCTGCTGGGCGCCGTACTGATCCCCGGCGTGGTGCTCGCCGTGCCGCAATATCTGCTCATGAGCAAGGTCGGCCTGGCCGGCACCTATTGGGCCGTGCTCATCCCCTCCATCGTCTCCCCGCTCGGCATCTATCTCTGCCGTATCTATGCCGCTGCGGTCATTCACGACGAGCTATTGGAGGCTGGCCGGGTCGATGGCGCCAGCGAAGTGCGCATTTTCTTCTCCATTGGTCTCGCCCCCATGATCCCGGGCCTGATCACGGTGTTCCTGCTGCAATTCGTCGGCATCTGGAACAATTTCCTGCTGCCCTTCCTGATGCTGTCCGACGAACGCCTCTTCCCGCTGACCGTGGGGCTCTACACCATGCTCAATGCGGGCACCGAACAGCCGGGCATGTACACCTTCATCATCACCGGCGCCTTCCTCTCCATTCTTCCGCTCGTGGCTCTCTTCCTGCTGTTGCAGCGCTATTGGCGGCTCGATCTCATCTCCGGCTCCGTCAAGGGCTGA
- a CDS encoding ABC transporter ATP-binding protein, whose translation MQPDQTPLLSVDNLQVHFPIRAGVLQRQVGAVKAVDGVSFTLARGETLSLVGESGCGKSTTGLALMGLVKPTGGQVNFDGQEIRSFNRAALKSYRRRMQIVFQDPFSSLNPRQRVRDIIRAPLDIHNIGTKAERTDRVAELMQRVGLRPDQADNFAHQFSGGQRQRIGIARALALNPDVIVCDEPVSALDVSVQAQILNLLSDLQRDLGVSYLAVSHDLGVVEYISHRVAVMYLGRIVEIAPKTTIFVNPTHPYTELLMRSAPSHDPRKRHQFSATNDDIPSATRKPSGCAFHTRCPLATEVCKTVDPELTARDEGRFVACHHK comes from the coding sequence ATGCAGCCTGATCAGACCCCCTTGCTCAGCGTCGACAATCTGCAAGTCCATTTCCCCATACGGGCAGGCGTCTTGCAGCGCCAGGTCGGCGCGGTCAAAGCCGTCGATGGCGTCAGCTTCACCCTGGCGCGCGGTGAGACGCTCAGCCTTGTGGGCGAAAGCGGCTGCGGCAAATCCACCACTGGCCTCGCGCTCATGGGTCTCGTCAAACCAACCGGCGGGCAGGTCAATTTCGACGGCCAGGAAATCCGCAGCTTCAATCGCGCCGCGCTCAAATCCTATCGCCGCCGCATGCAGATCGTGTTTCAGGACCCGTTCTCCTCGCTCAATCCGCGCCAGCGCGTCCGCGATATCATCCGCGCCCCCCTCGACATCCACAATATCGGCACCAAGGCCGAACGCACGGACCGCGTTGCCGAACTCATGCAGCGCGTCGGCCTGCGCCCCGACCAGGCCGACAATTTCGCCCATCAATTCTCCGGCGGCCAGCGCCAGCGCATCGGCATCGCCCGGGCTCTGGCGCTCAATCCCGACGTCATCGTCTGCGATGAGCCGGTTTCGGCGCTCGACGTATCGGTGCAGGCGCAAATCCTCAACCTGTTGAGCGATTTGCAGCGCGATCTGGGCGTCTCCTATCTGGCCGTCTCGCATGATCTGGGCGTGGTGGAATACATCTCCCACCGTGTCGCCGTGATGTATCTGGGCCGCATTGTCGAGATCGCCCCCAAGACCACAATCTTCGTCAATCCGACTCATCCCTATACCGAGCTGTTGATGCGCTCGGCGCCCTCGCACGATCCGCGCAAGCGCCACCAATTCAGCGCCACCAATGACGATATCCCCAGCGCCACCCGCAAACCCTCCGGCTGCGCCTTCCACACCCGCTGCCCGCTGGCAACCGAAGTGTGCAAGACCGTCGATCCCGAGTTGACGGCCCGCGACGAAGGCCGTTTCGTCGCCTGCCACCACAAATAA
- a CDS encoding helix-turn-helix domain-containing protein, with protein MSHELERVPTSLVAGLNTSCDMPFPHWHAQVEVNYLYSGDMTYRMAGHTVDLVEGDLCIFWGGQPHQAIRVEPGTEFVAIHLPLVHFFRLRLSADLMHRLTRGATVVTHQEGHADAETFRRLTAYMRGDDPLRREHAIDELLLRINRINFEPYRLVDAEGGGATAGEPLDPHSFRNVIDICAYITENFRDDIGSADVASFVEIHPKYAMSVFKKSTGMTLNEYITLLRLSYAQSLLMEDDLTILDVAMESGFGSLSAFSQSFRKVTGQSASDFRRERTLVSSLAD; from the coding sequence ATGTCACACGAGCTTGAGCGCGTGCCGACAAGCCTGGTGGCGGGCCTTAATACATCCTGCGACATGCCCTTTCCGCATTGGCACGCGCAGGTGGAGGTCAACTATCTCTATTCGGGTGACATGACCTATCGCATGGCCGGCCACACGGTGGACCTGGTGGAAGGCGATCTCTGCATTTTCTGGGGCGGACAGCCGCACCAGGCCATCCGTGTGGAGCCAGGCACCGAGTTCGTCGCCATCCATCTGCCGCTGGTGCACTTCTTCCGCCTGCGGCTTTCGGCCGACCTGATGCACCGGCTGACGCGGGGCGCGACGGTGGTGACCCATCAGGAGGGGCATGCCGATGCCGAGACCTTCCGGCGGCTGACGGCCTATATGCGCGGAGACGATCCGCTGCGGCGGGAGCATGCGATCGACGAATTGCTGCTGCGGATCAACCGCATCAATTTCGAGCCTTATCGGCTTGTCGATGCGGAGGGGGGCGGCGCCACGGCGGGCGAGCCGCTGGACCCTCATTCCTTCCGCAATGTCATCGATATCTGTGCCTATATCACCGAGAATTTCCGCGACGATATCGGCTCGGCCGACGTGGCCTCGTTTGTCGAAATCCATCCCAAATATGCGATGAGCGTGTTCAAGAAATCGACGGGGATGACGCTCAACGAATATATCACCCTGCTGCGGCTGAGCTATGCGCAATCGCTGCTGATGGAAGATGACCTGACCATTCTGGACGTAGCGATGGAGAGCGGCTTCGGCTCGCTCAGCGCCTTCAGCCAGTCGTTCCGCAAGGTCACGGGGCAATCGGCCTCGGACTTCCGGCGCGAGCGGACATTGGTGAGTTCACTCGCCGATTAG
- a CDS encoding ABC transporter ATP-binding protein, translating to MASVTLSGLKKSFGGVTVIHGLDLAIADGAFVALVGPSGCGKSTLLRMIAGLEEVSEGEIAFDGAAVDHLSPRDRNIAMVFQSYALYPHMTVAQNMAFNLKIAGVPAAEREKRVAEAARLLEITELLQRRPAQLSGGQRQRVAMGRAVVRDPAVFLFDEPLSNLDAKLRVQMRTEIKGLHAKIKRTSIYVTHDQVEAMTLADTVVVLNKGRIEQAGAPMDLYRTPANLFVAGFIGSPAMNFITAEIVAGAGGPEARLPNGDTLKLDPAAAVSPGDQVTLGLRPENFIPGNGDNPLHGTVRLVERTGAQTHLVVDMAGGDLTAIIDGGIDIEPGMAFTASVAPALIHVFDPATGARR from the coding sequence ATGGCCTCCGTTACGCTCAGCGGCCTCAAGAAAAGCTTTGGCGGCGTCACCGTCATCCATGGGCTCGATCTGGCCATTGCCGACGGCGCCTTCGTCGCCCTGGTGGGGCCCTCCGGCTGCGGCAAGTCCACCCTGCTGCGTATGATTGCCGGGCTTGAGGAAGTCAGCGAAGGCGAAATCGCCTTCGATGGCGCGGCCGTCGATCACCTCAGCCCCCGCGACCGCAATATCGCGATGGTCTTCCAGTCCTACGCGCTCTACCCGCACATGACTGTGGCGCAGAACATGGCCTTCAACCTCAAAATCGCCGGCGTCCCTGCCGCCGAACGCGAAAAGCGGGTAGCCGAAGCCGCGCGGCTGCTCGAAATCACCGAACTGCTGCAACGCCGCCCGGCCCAGCTTTCCGGCGGCCAGCGCCAGCGCGTCGCCATGGGCCGCGCCGTGGTCCGCGATCCTGCGGTGTTCCTCTTCGATGAACCGCTCTCCAACCTCGATGCCAAGCTACGCGTGCAGATGCGCACCGAGATCAAGGGCCTCCACGCCAAGATCAAGCGCACCTCCATCTATGTGACCCACGACCAGGTCGAGGCCATGACGCTGGCCGATACCGTCGTCGTGCTCAACAAGGGCCGCATCGAGCAGGCCGGCGCGCCCATGGACCTTTATCGCACCCCCGCCAATCTCTTCGTTGCCGGCTTCATCGGCTCGCCGGCCATGAATTTCATCACCGCCGAAATCGTTGCGGGGGCAGGGGGCCCCGAAGCCCGCTTGCCCAATGGCGACACGCTCAAGCTCGATCCTGCCGCTGCTGTATCCCCCGGCGATCAGGTCACCCTGGGCCTGCGCCCGGAAAACTTCATCCCCGGCAATGGCGACAACCCGCTGCACGGCACCGTCCGCCTCGTCGAACGCACCGGCGCGCAGACGCATCTGGTTGTGGACATGGCCGGCGGGGACCTGACGGCCATCATCGATGGCGGTATCGATATCGAGCCGGGCATGGCCTTCACTGCCTCGGTCGCGCCTGCCCTGATCCACGTTTTCGACCCGGCCACCGGCGCCCGCCGCTGA
- a CDS encoding carbohydrate ABC transporter permease, giving the protein MTATNTSTKKRFRAVHPFVPWLFVGPAVLLSIATIVAPFIYAVIMSLRGVKVAGGGLGRREEVFVGFANYINAAFNAELWTGFGRMLIVGVITIPITLGLALLFALLLDTPRVRLARFSRIAIFLPYAVPGVIASLMWGFIYLPGVSPIRELAASLGLAQPDFFTRDSIFWSIANINIWGGVGFNMVILYTALRGISSELYDAARVDGCTELQIAWNIKLPLLLPAIVLTALFSLIGTIQLFSEPTTLSPLTDALSSTWVPMMLVYRDTFVAQNLYGGAATSMLVAVLTIAASVLLFWITRRRSAGGLA; this is encoded by the coding sequence ATGACGGCAACAAACACATCCACCAAGAAGCGGTTTCGCGCCGTTCATCCTTTCGTCCCCTGGCTCTTCGTCGGGCCCGCTGTCCTGCTGTCCATCGCAACCATCGTCGCCCCCTTCATCTACGCCGTCATCATGAGTCTGCGTGGGGTCAAGGTTGCCGGTGGCGGCTTGGGGCGGCGCGAAGAGGTCTTTGTCGGCTTCGCCAATTACATCAACGCCGCCTTCAATGCCGAGCTCTGGACCGGCTTTGGCCGCATGCTCATTGTGGGCGTCATCACCATTCCCATCACGCTTGGTCTGGCTTTGCTCTTCGCATTGCTGCTCGATACGCCGCGCGTGCGTCTCGCCCGGTTCTCCCGCATCGCGATTTTCCTGCCCTATGCCGTGCCCGGCGTTATCGCCTCGCTGATGTGGGGCTTCATCTATCTGCCCGGCGTCAGCCCCATTCGCGAGCTTGCCGCCAGCCTGGGCCTGGCCCAGCCCGATTTCTTCACCCGCGACAGCATTTTCTGGTCCATCGCCAATATCAACATCTGGGGCGGTGTCGGCTTCAACATGGTCATCCTCTATACCGCCCTGCGCGGCATCAGCAGCGAGCTTTATGACGCCGCCCGTGTCGACGGCTGCACCGAACTGCAGATCGCCTGGAACATCAAATTGCCCCTGCTGCTCCCCGCCATCGTGCTGACTGCCCTGTTCTCGCTGATCGGCACCATCCAGCTCTTTTCCGAACCGACGACGCTTTCCCCGCTCACCGACGCGCTGTCGAGCACATGGGTACCCATGATGCTGGTCTATCGCGACACCTTCGTTGCCCAGAACCTCTATGGCGGCGCAGCCACCTCCATGCTGGTCGCGGTACTGACCATCGCCGCTTCGGTGCTTCTGTTCTGGATCACCCGGCGCCGCAGCGCGGGAGGCTTGGCATGA
- a CDS encoding CidA/LrgA family protein produces MLFGLFILLACQLAGEIIARGLGLPIPGPVIGIVLLFALLALQGWRKGAASAETGPVAKSADGLLANLGLVFIPAGVGISQHYQLIFDNGLALVAALVVSTVLTLMVAVGVFRLVSRLLPGEEPQP; encoded by the coding sequence ATGCTCTTCGGACTATTCATCCTGCTGGCCTGCCAACTCGCTGGCGAAATCATCGCGCGAGGCCTGGGTCTACCCATTCCCGGCCCGGTCATCGGCATAGTCCTGCTCTTCGCCCTGCTCGCCCTCCAGGGCTGGCGCAAGGGCGCCGCATCCGCCGAAACCGGCCCGGTCGCAAAATCCGCCGACGGCCTCCTCGCCAATCTCGGCCTGGTCTTCATCCCTGCCGGCGTCGGCATCTCCCAGCATTACCAGCTGATCTTCGACAATGGCCTGGCCCTGGTCGCGGCTCTCGTCGTCTCGACCGTGCTGACGCTGATGGTCGCCGTCGGTGTCTTCCGCCTCGTCAGCCGCCTCCTGCCCGGCGAGGAACCCCAGCCATGA
- a CDS encoding ABC transporter substrate-binding protein: MSIPTGARAARNLLAASFATLLLVAPAISQDKVELTYWNWAPHIDEVVAIWNEQNPDIHVTVSRAAAAGEIVQKLSAAHTAGNPPDVTNVTYQDLPALVVNGLVADMTAEMAPNKGQIAPVAWNLVTFGDTTWATPQGTSPMMLFYRKDLLAELGIEPPKTWEAFAEAAKAVRAADSTKYLTHFASSDPGTFAALTHQVGAQWWALNGDQWTVDINSEPAKQVAQYWQDLVAEDAVASMQTFSPEWGAAIANGTLLGFISAVWAPPLIENLAPDTKGQWGVVPLPRWSEGTGAELAGGVTGGSATAVSALSKHPEEAKKFAIWITNNEEALSAYVRLMNIWPARLEARKLPQLQEAPTFIPDAANFYQMAAEIDADTPSISWGPNVSMAFDVYRNAMGDAVQNKSGFAEVLDAVQKAAFDDMTNQGYTVAEGQ; the protein is encoded by the coding sequence ATGAGCATTCCAACCGGCGCTCGCGCCGCGCGCAATCTGCTGGCCGCCAGCTTTGCCACCCTGCTGCTGGTGGCCCCGGCCATCTCGCAGGACAAGGTCGAACTGACCTATTGGAACTGGGCGCCCCATATCGACGAAGTCGTCGCCATCTGGAACGAGCAGAACCCCGATATCCACGTCACCGTCAGCCGCGCCGCGGCCGCCGGCGAGATCGTGCAAAAGCTTTCCGCTGCCCACACGGCCGGCAATCCGCCCGATGTGACCAATGTCACCTATCAGGATCTGCCGGCCCTGGTCGTCAATGGCCTCGTCGCCGACATGACCGCTGAAATGGCTCCCAATAAGGGCCAGATCGCACCGGTCGCCTGGAACCTGGTGACCTTTGGCGACACCACCTGGGCCACACCCCAGGGCACCTCGCCCATGATGCTGTTCTACCGCAAGGACCTGCTGGCCGAGCTGGGCATTGAGCCGCCCAAGACCTGGGAAGCTTTTGCCGAGGCCGCCAAGGCCGTGCGTGCTGCCGACTCCACCAAATATCTCACCCATTTTGCATCCAGCGATCCCGGCACTTTTGCCGCCCTGACCCATCAGGTCGGCGCGCAATGGTGGGCGCTGAATGGCGATCAATGGACGGTCGATATCAATAGCGAGCCGGCCAAGCAGGTCGCCCAATATTGGCAGGATCTGGTGGCCGAAGATGCCGTTGCATCCATGCAGACCTTCTCGCCCGAATGGGGTGCGGCAATCGCCAATGGCACTTTGCTCGGCTTTATCAGCGCCGTCTGGGCGCCTCCGCTGATCGAAAACCTGGCGCCCGATACCAAGGGCCAATGGGGCGTCGTGCCGCTGCCGCGCTGGAGCGAAGGCACCGGGGCCGAATTGGCCGGCGGCGTCACCGGTGGCAGCGCCACGGCTGTTTCCGCGCTCAGCAAGCATCCCGAAGAGGCCAAGAAATTCGCCATCTGGATCACCAATAACGAAGAAGCGCTCTCAGCCTATGTGCGGCTCATGAATATCTGGCCGGCCCGGCTGGAAGCGCGCAAGCTGCCCCAATTGCAGGAAGCGCCGACCTTCATTCCCGATGCCGCCAATTTCTACCAGATGGCCGCCGAAATCGACGCCGACACCCCCTCCATTTCCTGGGGCCCCAATGTCAGCATGGCCTTCGACGTCTACCGCAATGCCATGGGCGACGCGGTGCAGAACAAATCCGGCTTCGCCGAAGTCCTCGATGCCGTACAGAAAGCCGCCTTCGACGACATGACCAACCAGGGCTACACCGTGGCTGAAGGGCAATAG